Proteins encoded together in one Marispirochaeta sp. window:
- a CDS encoding P-II family nitrogen regulator — protein sequence MAQILVRSIVRPEKSQDVIDALLDAGYPAVTKVSVAGRGQQRGLKVGEVTYDELPKEMLMTVVPESEKDLVLRTVMENARTGERGACGDGKIFVSPVEQIYTISSGFLEE from the coding sequence ATGGCCCAGATTTTAGTGAGATCAATTGTCCGGCCGGAAAAGTCCCAGGACGTTATCGACGCGCTCCTCGATGCCGGATACCCGGCGGTTACCAAGGTGAGTGTCGCCGGCCGGGGACAGCAGCGGGGGCTGAAGGTAGGGGAGGTTACTTACGACGAGCTTCCGAAGGAGATGCTCATGACGGTTGTTCCGGAATCCGAGAAGGACCTGGTGTTACGGACTGTTATGGAAAACGCCAGGACCGGTGAACGGGGGGCCTGCGGAGACGGTAAGATCTTTGTCTCCCCGGTGGAGCAGATCTACACAATCAGTTCGGGATTTCTCGAAGAGTAA
- a CDS encoding helix-turn-helix domain-containing protein: MKIYITASTLFPLPFLLLRERKADILPLVNHFIEKCNRRNGLAIRRISTPSIDMLMAYHWPGNVRELENCIERAAILSENGVIHGYHLPPTLQVAAPAAQGSPESGSLQQRLDSFEYELLVDALKVSKGNLSRAAEILGLTNRQIGIRMRKYVLDYRDFRIL, translated from the coding sequence GTGAAGATTTATATTACCGCCTCAACATTATTCCCCTTACCGTTCCTCCTTTTACGGGAACGCAAGGCTGACATCCTTCCCCTGGTCAACCATTTCATCGAGAAATGCAACCGCCGTAACGGTCTTGCAATTCGGCGTATATCCACTCCCTCTATCGATATGCTGATGGCCTATCATTGGCCGGGTAACGTACGGGAGCTGGAAAACTGCATCGAACGAGCGGCCATTCTTTCGGAGAACGGAGTAATCCACGGATATCACCTTCCACCCACCCTTCAGGTGGCCGCCCCGGCGGCGCAGGGATCTCCGGAGTCCGGTTCACTGCAGCAGCGCCTGGACAGCTTTGAATATGAACTTTTGGTGGATGCCCTCAAGGTCAGCAAGGGAAACCTCTCCAGGGCGGCGGAAATACTGGGCCTGACAAACAGGCAGATCGGAATTCGCATGCGGAAGTATGTCCTTGATTACCGCGATTTCCGAATTCTCTAA
- a CDS encoding nitrogenase component 1, which yields MTVNPCRLCAPLGAVLVFKGFRGMMPLLHGSQGCATYIRRYLISHFREPVDVASSSFTEETAIFGGEAQLLKALKNVKARYNPAAVGIASTCLSETIGDDVELFIKELEKEALPLVTVSTPSYRGSHAEGFRDTAAAVLKRFLGITGEGGGRRVLLLPGILSPADLRHLKELTRSFGLEPVLAPDYSDTLDGGNWDTYHALSPGGTSLKILGSMERRDSWISFSAGGELTPAGRIAGNVMGEKGYSLGYPTGVEAMDAFIAALRDIADTAVPGEIESERSRMLDSYADFHKYLAGLRIAVIADRDLADGILRFLGETGASVSFAAAPDSLPEYKDVPAYGEVDYDRIDLLLEAHPTDLILGSSKAYPLVRGKNIPLVRIGFPVHDRVGGARILHVGYRGSHQLLDRIVNALLEHRQTESPVGYAYQ from the coding sequence ATGACGGTAAATCCTTGTCGGCTCTGCGCGCCTCTGGGGGCTGTACTCGTATTCAAAGGCTTTCGCGGCATGATGCCTTTGCTCCACGGTTCCCAGGGCTGCGCCACCTACATTCGGCGTTACTTGATCAGCCATTTCCGCGAACCCGTTGACGTCGCATCGTCCAGTTTTACCGAGGAGACCGCCATCTTCGGCGGGGAAGCACAGCTGCTGAAGGCCCTGAAGAACGTGAAAGCCCGCTATAACCCCGCGGCGGTGGGAATCGCGTCCACCTGTCTCTCGGAAACCATTGGTGATGATGTAGAGCTTTTTATAAAGGAACTGGAAAAGGAAGCTTTGCCCCTGGTTACCGTTTCTACTCCCAGTTACCGCGGTTCCCACGCCGAAGGTTTTCGCGATACCGCAGCGGCGGTACTGAAGCGCTTTCTCGGCATTACCGGGGAAGGCGGGGGACGTCGTGTACTTCTGCTGCCGGGGATTCTCAGTCCTGCTGACCTCCGGCATCTGAAGGAGCTGACTCGGTCCTTCGGTCTCGAACCGGTCCTCGCGCCGGACTATTCGGATACCCTGGATGGAGGAAACTGGGATACCTACCATGCACTGTCTCCCGGGGGTACCTCTCTCAAGATCCTGGGATCCATGGAGAGGAGGGACTCCTGGATTTCCTTTTCTGCCGGCGGCGAGCTGACACCGGCAGGGAGAATTGCCGGCAATGTGATGGGCGAAAAAGGATATTCCCTGGGCTATCCAACAGGAGTCGAAGCCATGGACGCATTTATTGCTGCCCTGCGGGATATAGCGGATACCGCGGTACCCGGGGAAATAGAAAGTGAACGCTCCCGGATGCTGGACAGTTATGCCGACTTCCACAAGTACCTTGCCGGTCTCAGGATTGCCGTCATTGCGGACCGGGATCTTGCTGACGGGATACTGCGGTTTCTTGGGGAGACTGGAGCCTCTGTCAGTTTTGCGGCGGCCCCGGATTCTCTTCCGGAGTATAAGGATGTGCCCGCATACGGAGAAGTCGACTATGACCGTATAGACTTGCTGCTGGAGGCTCATCCGACGGATCTGATATTGGGATCGAGCAAGGCTTATCCCCTTGTCCGCGGGAAGAATATACCACTGGTCCGTATCGGGTTTCCTGTTCATGATCGGGTAGGAGGTGCACGCATTCTGCATGTTGGCTACCGAGGTTCTCACCAGCTGCTGGACCGCATTGTCAATGCTCTGCTGGAACACCGTCAGACGGAGTCCCCTGTTGGCTATGCGTATCAGTAA
- the nifK gene encoding nitrogenase molybdenum-iron protein subunit beta: protein MLLRHTPTDIVQREALTINPAKTCQPIGAMYAALGVHGCLPHSHGSQGCCAYHRSTLTRHYKEPIMAGTSSFTEGSSVFGGQANLLTALNTLFTVYNPDIVAVHSTCLSETIGDDLPQIIKKAVDDGKVPEGRKVIYANTPSYVGSHVTGFSNMVAGIVRGFAEDAEEKLNQINVIPGWVEPSDMREIKRLLREMRVPAIVFPDTSDVLDAPMTGRHEMYPRGGTTQEELVSTGASFVTLALGSFASETGARELKKQCRIPCEVLDLPIGIRATDRFLLRVSELTGHQVPEVLSLERGRAVDILTDMEQYLTGKKVALFGDPDQLVSITEFLTDIGMKPVHVISGTSGKVFPERIREILGSDEVNVHNGPRADMFLLHQLIKNEPVDLLIGNTYGKYIARDEDIPFVRMGFPILDRIGHSYMPCVGYMGAIRLMERILNVIMDRQDRDAPEERFELVM, encoded by the coding sequence ATGTTATTGCGACATACACCGACAGATATTGTACAGCGCGAGGCCCTGACCATCAATCCGGCCAAGACATGCCAGCCCATAGGGGCTATGTACGCGGCCCTGGGGGTACACGGATGTCTTCCTCACAGTCACGGGTCCCAGGGCTGCTGCGCCTATCACCGCTCAACCCTGACCCGGCATTACAAGGAACCGATCATGGCCGGCACCAGCTCCTTTACCGAAGGCTCTTCGGTCTTCGGCGGGCAGGCGAATCTGCTGACAGCCCTGAACACCCTGTTCACTGTCTATAATCCGGATATTGTTGCGGTGCATTCGACCTGCCTTTCCGAGACCATCGGGGATGATCTGCCGCAGATTATCAAGAAGGCGGTAGACGATGGCAAGGTTCCGGAAGGCAGGAAGGTTATCTATGCCAACACGCCGTCCTATGTGGGCTCCCATGTAACGGGTTTTTCAAACATGGTCGCCGGCATTGTGCGGGGTTTTGCGGAGGATGCCGAGGAGAAGCTGAACCAGATAAATGTAATTCCGGGATGGGTTGAGCCCTCGGACATGCGGGAGATAAAGCGGCTTTTACGGGAGATGCGGGTTCCCGCAATAGTTTTTCCCGACACCTCGGATGTTCTGGATGCTCCAATGACGGGCAGGCATGAGATGTACCCCCGGGGTGGCACGACCCAGGAGGAACTTGTGTCCACGGGAGCGAGCTTTGTGACTCTGGCTCTGGGGAGCTTCGCTTCGGAAACCGGTGCCCGGGAACTGAAAAAGCAGTGCCGTATTCCCTGCGAAGTGTTGGACCTTCCTATTGGAATCCGGGCTACGGACCGTTTCTTGCTGCGGGTTTCAGAGTTGACGGGACACCAGGTCCCTGAGGTCCTGAGTCTGGAACGGGGGCGGGCAGTGGATATTCTTACGGATATGGAACAGTACCTTACGGGGAAAAAGGTTGCTCTCTTCGGGGATCCGGATCAGCTGGTATCCATAACGGAATTCCTGACGGATATCGGTATGAAACCGGTGCACGTTATAAGCGGGACCTCCGGCAAGGTTTTTCCGGAACGTATCAGAGAGATCCTGGGATCCGACGAAGTGAATGTACATAATGGTCCACGGGCGGACATGTTCCTGCTGCATCAGCTGATAAAAAATGAACCGGTGGACCTTCTAATAGGAAACACCTACGGGAAATACATCGCCCGTGACGAGGACATTCCCTTTGTGCGCATGGGCTTCCCGATTCTGGATCGCATTGGACACAGCTATATGCCCTGTGTGGGGTATATGGGGGCCATACGGCTCATGGAACGGATATTAAACGTCATTATGGACCGGCAGGACCGGGACGCTCCCGAGGAGCGTTTCGAACTGGTCATGTAA
- a CDS encoding sigma 54-interacting transcriptional regulator, whose amino-acid sequence MKNLNNSLESPVNCVRCEVQFKEILELLDSLNRTIQDDEDISLILRDSLLVLSRRSEFLRGSVTILDRRSGRIFTKESFGFSSEEQNRGIYVLGEGITGEVVETGKPIMVERISADPRFLNRTGARRNVGEENTSFLCVPVKSNREVIGTLSIDRETGDLEETMRDLKVIEIVASMISQAVRLYRAHHEERQELISENLRLTEALEASLRPRHIIGETTNMRGLYAMVKRVARTNATVLILGESGVGKELVARAVHEESDRREKPFISLNCAALPENIIESELFGHERGAFTGAVAERKGRFELAEGGTIFLDEIGELSMNMQAKLLRVLQEREFERVGGMQTLRADVRVLAATNRDLEEEVRQTRFREDLYYRLNIIPLTVPPFTGTQG is encoded by the coding sequence ATGAAGAATTTAAACAACAGTCTTGAATCCCCGGTTAACTGTGTACGCTGTGAAGTACAGTTTAAGGAGATTCTGGAGCTTCTGGATTCACTGAACCGAACTATACAAGATGATGAAGACATCTCTCTTATTCTTCGGGATTCTCTTTTGGTTCTATCCCGGCGCAGTGAATTCCTGCGGGGCAGTGTTACGATTCTTGATCGCAGGAGCGGCAGGATCTTCACCAAGGAATCCTTCGGCTTCAGTTCAGAAGAACAGAACCGCGGCATCTATGTACTGGGGGAGGGCATAACCGGAGAGGTTGTGGAAACGGGTAAACCGATTATGGTGGAACGCATTTCTGCAGACCCCCGTTTTCTCAACCGTACCGGCGCCCGCCGGAATGTGGGGGAAGAGAATACCTCGTTCCTCTGTGTTCCTGTTAAATCGAACCGTGAAGTGATTGGGACTCTCAGCATTGACCGGGAGACCGGAGACCTGGAAGAGACCATGCGCGACCTTAAAGTCATTGAGATCGTTGCCTCCATGATAAGTCAGGCGGTACGCCTGTACCGCGCCCATCATGAGGAACGGCAGGAGCTTATCAGCGAGAACCTGCGTTTGACAGAAGCTCTGGAAGCTTCCCTGCGGCCTAGACACATTATTGGTGAAACCACCAACATGAGGGGACTGTATGCTATGGTCAAACGGGTTGCAAGGACCAATGCCACTGTACTCATTCTGGGGGAAAGCGGCGTTGGCAAGGAGCTGGTTGCAAGGGCGGTCCATGAAGAGAGTGACCGCAGGGAAAAGCCCTTTATTTCCCTGAACTGTGCTGCCTTGCCGGAGAACATCATAGAAAGCGAGCTCTTCGGCCATGAACGGGGGGCCTTTACCGGGGCGGTGGCGGAGCGTAAAGGCCGTTTTGAGCTGGCGGAAGGGGGAACAATTTTTCTCGATGAGATCGGTGAACTGAGTATGAATATGCAGGCCAAGCTGCTCCGTGTCCTGCAGGAGCGGGAGTTCGAGCGGGTCGGAGGAATGCAGACTCTCAGGGCGGATGTTCGAGTACTGGCTGCGACGAACCGGGATCTGGAAGAAGAAGTGCGGCAGACGCGGTTTCGTGAAGATTTATATTACCGCCTCAACATTATTCCCCTTACCGTTCCTCCTTTTACGGGAACGCAAGGCTGA
- a CDS encoding P-II family nitrogen regulator, with product MKEVMAVIRMNMMNKTKEALSNAGFSSFTATGRVLGRGKGLVDYRMMKGAEEGVPEALASLGEGPRMIPKRIITLVVPEEKARLAADTIISVNKTGKPGDGKIFILPVLDAMRVRTGETGLKIL from the coding sequence ATGAAAGAGGTTATGGCTGTCATCAGGATGAACATGATGAACAAGACCAAGGAGGCCCTGAGTAATGCCGGGTTCTCCTCTTTTACCGCAACCGGAAGAGTCCTCGGCCGCGGCAAGGGGCTTGTGGATTACCGGATGATGAAAGGTGCTGAAGAAGGGGTGCCTGAGGCCCTGGCAAGTCTTGGCGAAGGGCCGCGGATGATTCCCAAGCGGATTATTACTCTGGTGGTACCGGAAGAAAAGGCCAGACTGGCTGCAGATACGATTATCAGTGTCAATAAAACCGGCAAACCGGGAGACGGGAAGATTTTTATTCTTCCTGTTCTTGATGCCATGCGGGTGAGAACAGGCGAGACGGGTCTCAAGATTCTCTGA
- the nifH gene encoding nitrogenase iron protein has product MRKIAIYGKGGIGKSTTTQNTVAGLAEMGKKVMVVGCDPKADSTRLLLGGLAQKTVLDTLREEGEDVDLEDILKEGFRSICCVESGGPEPGVGCAGRGIITSINMLEQLGAYDDDKELDYAFYDVLGDVVCGGFAMPIRDGKAQEIYIVVSGEMMAMYAANNICKGIVKYADSGGVRLGGLICNSRKVDNEASMIEELARQLGTQMIHFVPRDNMVQRAEINRKTVIDYDPSHVQADEYRALARKIDENKMFIIPKPLPIETLEKLLIEFGIAN; this is encoded by the coding sequence ATGAGAAAAATTGCCATTTACGGGAAGGGTGGAATCGGAAAATCCACTACAACCCAGAATACCGTAGCCGGGTTGGCCGAGATGGGGAAGAAAGTCATGGTCGTTGGCTGCGATCCCAAAGCCGATTCTACCAGGCTGCTTCTGGGCGGCCTGGCGCAGAAGACCGTACTCGATACGTTGAGAGAAGAAGGGGAAGATGTTGACCTGGAAGACATTCTGAAAGAAGGGTTCAGGAGTATCTGCTGCGTCGAGTCCGGTGGCCCGGAGCCCGGTGTCGGGTGTGCGGGTCGGGGTATCATTACCAGTATCAACATGCTTGAACAGCTTGGTGCCTATGATGACGACAAGGAACTGGATTACGCCTTTTACGACGTACTTGGTGACGTAGTCTGCGGAGGATTCGCCATGCCGATTCGTGACGGAAAGGCCCAGGAGATCTATATCGTTGTCTCCGGAGAGATGATGGCCATGTACGCGGCCAACAACATCTGTAAGGGTATTGTCAAGTACGCGGATTCCGGAGGAGTACGCCTGGGGGGGCTGATCTGCAACTCAAGAAAGGTGGATAACGAAGCGTCCATGATCGAAGAGCTGGCCCGGCAGCTGGGTACCCAGATGATCCACTTTGTCCCCCGGGACAACATGGTCCAGCGGGCGGAGATAAACCGCAAAACAGTCATTGACTATGATCCGTCCCATGTCCAGGCGGATGAATACCGCGCACTGGCAAGGAAGATTGACGAGAACAAGATGTTCATCATTCCCAAACCCCTGCCCATAGAGACCCTGGAAAAACTGCTGATTGAATTCGGTATAGCGAACTAG
- the nifD gene encoding nitrogenase molybdenum-iron protein alpha chain has product MSDYDFDHAVFTESVTAKYPPKIARKRKKAIVVNDPNLIPEVQANVRTIPGIITQRGCSYAGCKGVVLGPTRDIVNITHGPIGCGFYSWLTRRNQTSPEKPDDPNYMTYCFSTDMQDSNIVFGGEKLLRQAIQEAYDLFHPGAIAVFATCPVGLIGDDIHTVAREMKEKFGDCNVFAFSCEGYKGVSQSAGHHIANNQLFRHLVGNDNTPLDGKFVINLLGEYNIGGDAFVLEDLFERCGITLNATFSGNSTIARFERSHMADLNAIMCHRSINYVAEMMEEKFGIPWIKVNFIGAEASAKSLRKIGEYFGDSELSARIEEVITEEMEAIEPIRDSIRLKNQGKRAMLFVGGSRAHHYQDLFREIGMETIAAGYEFAHRDDYEGRRVLPSIKVDADSRNIEELKVEKDPERYRPRKTAEEMAVLREKGFDFKDYEGMMSDMESGSLVIDDISHFEMEKAIEYYKPAVFCAGIKEKYAVQKMGVPMKQLHSYDYGGPYAGFSGAVNFFRDIDRIINSRVWGLIGAPWEKDPSLRAAYHTYTEE; this is encoded by the coding sequence ATGTCAGATTATGATTTTGATCATGCGGTGTTTACCGAATCGGTAACCGCAAAATATCCGCCCAAGATAGCGCGGAAACGGAAGAAAGCGATTGTTGTTAATGATCCGAACCTTATTCCTGAGGTGCAGGCTAACGTTAGGACCATCCCCGGAATAATTACCCAGCGGGGATGTTCCTACGCTGGCTGCAAGGGGGTTGTTCTCGGCCCGACACGGGATATCGTCAATATAACCCACGGTCCCATAGGCTGCGGGTTCTATTCCTGGCTGACCCGGCGCAACCAGACCTCACCGGAAAAGCCGGATGACCCCAATTACATGACCTACTGCTTTTCCACAGACATGCAGGATTCAAATATTGTTTTCGGCGGGGAAAAGCTGCTGCGTCAGGCGATTCAGGAGGCCTATGATCTTTTTCATCCCGGGGCTATCGCAGTATTCGCCACCTGTCCGGTGGGTCTGATAGGGGATGATATTCACACGGTTGCCCGGGAGATGAAGGAAAAGTTCGGGGACTGCAACGTATTCGCCTTTTCCTGCGAAGGGTACAAAGGCGTCAGCCAGTCCGCCGGACATCACATCGCCAACAACCAGCTCTTTCGGCATCTGGTGGGTAACGACAATACTCCGCTGGATGGAAAGTTCGTTATCAATCTGCTGGGAGAGTACAATATCGGAGGCGACGCCTTTGTTCTGGAGGATCTTTTTGAGCGCTGCGGGATCACCCTGAACGCCACCTTTTCCGGCAATTCCACCATAGCCCGGTTCGAGCGCAGTCATATGGCGGATCTGAACGCGATCATGTGCCACAGGTCCATCAACTATGTGGCGGAAATGATGGAGGAGAAGTTCGGTATTCCCTGGATCAAGGTCAACTTCATAGGAGCCGAAGCCAGTGCTAAATCCCTGCGGAAGATCGGCGAGTATTTCGGTGATTCTGAACTGTCTGCCAGGATAGAAGAGGTAATAACCGAAGAGATGGAGGCTATAGAACCGATCAGGGATTCTATTCGTCTGAAGAACCAGGGCAAAAGGGCCATGCTATTTGTCGGAGGATCCAGAGCTCACCATTACCAGGACCTTTTCCGGGAGATAGGCATGGAGACCATTGCTGCCGGCTACGAGTTTGCCCACCGGGACGATTACGAAGGTCGCAGGGTTCTTCCCTCAATCAAGGTGGACGCTGACTCCCGCAATATCGAGGAACTCAAGGTGGAGAAGGACCCGGAACGGTACCGTCCCCGGAAAACCGCCGAGGAGATGGCTGTGCTGCGGGAAAAGGGTTTCGATTTCAAGGATTACGAGGGGATGATGTCCGATATGGAATCAGGAAGTCTGGTTATAGACGATATCAGCCATTTCGAGATGGAAAAAGCCATTGAGTACTACAAGCCTGCGGTGTTCTGCGCAGGAATAAAAGAGAAGTATGCGGTCCAGAAGATGGGTGTGCCCATGAAGCAGCTGCACAGCTACGATTACGGCGGTCCCTACGCGGGGTTCTCCGGGGCCGTCAATTTCTTCAGGGACATTGACCGTATAATCAACAGTCGTGTCTGGGGCCTTATAGGTGCGCCCTGGGAGAAGGACCCTTCCCTGCGGGCGGCCTACCACACCTACACGGAGGAGTAA
- a CDS encoding nitrogenase component 1 has protein sequence MDVVLAGSQTGGPEDYARLAAMCPPGTVIVDDSNPLELCRFLLELDADLLIGGVKERPLAYKLGIGFCDHNHERKIPLAGFIGAVNFAREVVNTVNSPVWRFIRPRGGHA, from the coding sequence ATGGATGTGGTTCTTGCGGGGAGCCAGACAGGCGGCCCCGAGGACTATGCACGTCTTGCCGCCATGTGCCCTCCGGGTACGGTAATCGTGGACGATTCAAACCCGCTGGAGCTCTGCAGGTTTCTGCTGGAGCTCGACGCTGATCTGCTGATCGGCGGGGTCAAGGAGCGTCCCCTGGCCTATAAGCTGGGTATCGGTTTCTGCGATCATAACCATGAACGCAAGATCCCCCTGGCGGGATTCATCGGGGCGGTCAATTTTGCCAGGGAAGTGGTAAATACTGTCAATTCGCCTGTCTGGCGCTTCATACGTCCAAGAGGAGGACATGCATGA
- the sppA gene encoding signal peptide peptidase SppA codes for MKKRYLSLYILISLSTLLFSLDYPGTATGDDFLSLRVNPASMAFGNAGGFALIHPYLLDGDEGERPDLFNEYSLQLAFTNLGYYFDKQDTDYTHNLLAAFPLFPNFYFGLQGSWQNSELDDSDATIGFLARPSDFLSLAATGEKLFTSDAAGVAGVGVRPLFFTENNPSLLTLGIDVPWDGSINSPVLHASSEPVDTLPGFAFSLAYNMETDRFTAGLSYSVGTIRSGTLIDNKTRGAAYVHLGTRKYSSPRVPMTDPYIRFNPGPEITEESAPGFFFFDPPSPTLFQVLEELRRLEKDPAVKGIVIERQNFRTSWAGYLELISALNRFRESGKKVVYYYENISLWNYVLAASTGDAIYLNRLGRVDLTGLGGTRLYFGGLLNSFGVKVHNIRSHPFKNGANFVSEPGITAEEREMLETFYSDVLEEVLALIRSGRGDKLSGDLEEIVAAGPYLISGDALKAGLVDGVIYHDQLAGKLEDFHQHPVISNGDFTKSFRRDWSDPFANQIALIYAVGNIIPGKGVPGSTIGSETLGASIRAARENPFVKALLIRVDSGGGSSLASDVIAREVQLTVEAGKPVIVSMGGAAASGGYYISAYADTIVASPLSVTGSIGVYVALPEFAGLLEKYEIGTAQLGTSDNASFANPLRRLGTGEREKLSALVDHTYDLFVETVAQGRGMDTAEVDAVAQGRVWTGRQALDRGLVDQLGGFQDALDTAAEAAGIRGQYMLVDYSNRDIPLSLRMAESFKSPLEGLFIPEILLKQDGPLYMMPFNPTD; via the coding sequence ATGAAAAAAAGATATCTGTCACTCTATATCCTGATTTCTCTTTCCACCCTTCTCTTTTCCCTGGATTATCCCGGGACCGCGACCGGCGATGATTTCCTGAGCCTGAGGGTCAACCCCGCATCCATGGCTTTCGGCAATGCCGGAGGATTTGCTCTGATCCACCCCTATCTGCTGGACGGGGACGAGGGAGAACGGCCGGACCTTTTTAATGAGTACTCCCTGCAGCTGGCGTTTACCAACCTTGGATACTACTTCGATAAGCAGGATACCGATTACACCCATAATCTGCTGGCGGCCTTTCCGCTCTTTCCCAATTTCTATTTTGGTTTGCAGGGCAGCTGGCAGAACTCGGAACTGGACGACTCGGACGCGACAATCGGATTTCTGGCCCGACCGTCGGACTTTCTGTCCCTGGCTGCAACCGGCGAAAAGCTTTTTACCAGTGATGCCGCCGGGGTTGCCGGGGTGGGAGTACGGCCACTTTTTTTCACGGAGAATAACCCCTCCCTGCTGACCCTGGGAATAGATGTACCCTGGGACGGGTCGATTAACAGCCCGGTGCTGCATGCAAGCAGCGAGCCTGTAGATACACTGCCGGGTTTCGCTTTTTCTCTTGCCTACAACATGGAGACCGACAGGTTTACCGCCGGTCTTTCCTACAGTGTTGGAACCATACGAAGCGGCACCCTGATAGACAATAAAACCCGGGGAGCGGCCTATGTTCATCTGGGAACACGGAAATATTCGTCCCCCAGAGTCCCCATGACCGATCCCTATATCCGCTTTAATCCCGGTCCGGAGATTACTGAGGAGTCGGCTCCCGGTTTTTTCTTCTTCGATCCCCCCTCTCCCACTCTTTTCCAGGTTCTGGAAGAACTGAGGCGCCTGGAAAAGGACCCCGCGGTTAAAGGTATCGTAATAGAAAGGCAGAACTTCCGGACCAGCTGGGCCGGCTACCTTGAACTGATCAGCGCTCTGAACCGCTTCCGGGAAAGCGGCAAGAAGGTGGTGTACTACTACGAAAACATATCCCTCTGGAATTATGTCCTGGCGGCCTCAACAGGAGACGCCATCTACCTGAACCGTCTTGGGCGGGTGGACTTAACCGGCCTGGGGGGTACCAGGCTCTACTTTGGCGGACTTTTAAACTCCTTCGGCGTCAAGGTACATAACATTCGGTCTCATCCATTTAAGAACGGTGCCAATTTTGTTTCGGAGCCTGGTATAACCGCGGAAGAGCGGGAAATGCTCGAAACATTTTACAGTGATGTGCTGGAAGAGGTCCTGGCGCTGATCCGGTCAGGGCGGGGAGATAAACTGTCGGGAGATCTGGAAGAGATTGTCGCTGCAGGCCCCTACCTTATCAGCGGGGACGCTCTAAAAGCAGGACTCGTCGACGGAGTAATCTACCACGACCAGCTGGCAGGCAAGCTGGAAGACTTCCATCAGCACCCGGTTATCAGCAACGGAGATTTCACAAAATCCTTCCGCCGTGACTGGAGCGATCCTTTCGCAAACCAGATTGCCCTGATTTATGCAGTGGGAAACATAATTCCCGGTAAAGGAGTCCCGGGTTCAACAATCGGTTCCGAGACCCTTGGTGCTTCAATCCGCGCCGCCCGGGAGAATCCTTTCGTCAAAGCCCTGCTTATCCGGGTAGATTCGGGAGGTGGATCGTCCCTGGCCTCGGACGTGATCGCCCGGGAGGTACAGCTGACTGTCGAAGCCGGCAAACCGGTCATCGTCTCCATGGGGGGGGCAGCGGCCTCCGGGGGATATTATATTTCGGCCTACGCGGACACAATAGTTGCCTCTCCTTTGAGCGTGACCGGTTCAATCGGGGTGTATGTCGCCCTGCCGGAGTTCGCCGGGCTGCTGGAGAAGTACGAAATCGGCACCGCGCAACTCGGGACCTCCGACAACGCCAGCTTCGCGAACCCCCTCAGGCGTCTCGGTACCGGAGAGCGGGAAAAACTGTCCGCCCTCGTTGACCACACCTACGATCTGTTTGTAGAAACCGTGGCCCAGGGACGGGGCATGGATACAGCCGAGGTTGACGCGGTTGCCCAGGGGCGGGTATGGACCGGACGCCAGGCTCTGGACCGCGGTCTGGTAGATCAGCTGGGAGGATTCCAGGACGCCCTGGATACGGCGGCCGAGGCTGCCGGGATACGGGGTCAGTATATGCTGGTTGATTATTCCAACAGGGATATTCCTCTGTCTCTGCGGATGGCAGAAAGCTTCAAATCTCCCCTGGAGGGGCTGTTTATACCGGAAATTCTGCTTAAGCAGGATGGACCGCTTTATATGATGCCCTTTAATCCGACGGACTGA